The Methylocaldum marinum genome includes the window CGACCTATCTGGGCTTCCTGCTGCAGGACCCGAACGGCCCGGCCATCGTGTACACGGCGCTGGGGCTACAGGCCGCCGGAGGCCTGATTCTGTGGCGCATGATGCGGGGCATTCGATGATCGGGGCGGACGATTCCCATTTATGGCTGCTGCTGGCCGGACTTGCCGCCCTGGGGTTCGGTGCGGCGATCTGGCTGCTGCTTGAGGGACGGGATCGGGTTCATTCCGGCGAAATCAGGCAGCGATTCGCCCAGGCCTTCGGCGACGACACGGCAGCCATGGCCCCCAGGGACGGCGAGGGCTGGCTGGAGAATCTCGGGCAACGGGTCCTGGCGCGAAAAAAGAACGCGGACAGCGAAGAGGTCAAGCTCCTGCTGGCCAGGGCCGGATGGAAGCGGCGGACCGACCTGGCCGTCTTTTACGCGCTGCAGACCTTATTGCCGGTCCTGGCGGGAATCGTCGCCAGCTATACTTTTTGGGTGGACGGCGCCGGATCGAGCGGCTGGGCGAATATTTTTCTCGCCTGCGGCACGGCCTGGCTGCTGCCCAAGCGCATCGTCGCCTATCTGGCGAGAGCGCGGCAAAAACGCGTGGCCGAACAAACCCTGGTCATGGTGCATCTGTTGCG containing:
- a CDS encoding type II secretion system F family protein, giving the protein MAHDAGHSMIGADDSHLWLLLAGLAALGFGAAIWLLLEGRDRVHSGEIRQRFAQAFGDDTAAMAPRDGEGWLENLGQRVLARKKNADSEEVKLLLARAGWKRRTDLAVFYALQTLLPVLAGIVASYTFWVDGAGSSGWANIFLACGTAWLLPKRIVAYLARARQKRVAEQTLVMVHLLRVLLSTGLSVEQSLRSLVVDTLALLPDLAVELRTLLQRIDIGEDIGLAMRDMANGMDIPELTDLSMILEQTWRMGGNVTKSLSDLSTLIDERRHTGLKEKVSKLSGQMTIVMMVFLFPALLVFLAAPGFLAIARSMKHALG